The nucleotide sequence GTCATAGCCAGCCTTGGCCATGCCGGGAATAAGTATGAGGCCCAGGGCAGCCACTGTGGCAGGCCCGGAGCCGCTGACAGCACCCCAAAATGTGGCCACGGCCACAGTGGCCACGGCCAGCCCGCCGGTCATGGAACCCACCAGGGCCTCCATAAGCGCCACAATGCGGGCGGCTATGCCTGCCCGCTCCATGATGTATCCCGCGAGAATAAAGAAGGGTATGGCAAGCAGTGGAAACTTGGCAATTCCTGCAAAGAAATTGTAGGAAAGCATGCTGACGCCCATATCCCACTTCCACACCACAAAAAGGGCGGAAAAGCCCAGCGCGAGGGCAATGGGCACGCGAAAAAGCAGGGGAACAAGAAAAAGCGTCAACAACCAGAAGGCGGGATCGTGAAGCAGTGCGTCCATAGTATCCCCCGCCTAAAAGTTGTTGGTGCGCTGGTCTTCAAAAGCCCTTTGCGCAATGCGGAAAATAATAAGCAGGGAAAACAGCGGGGTGGCAATTGTGTACCACCATACAGGAATCCCCAGGGCCTCAGAGGTCGCGTCAAGATCAATTTCGTCCACGACCTCTGTGAAGCCAGTCCAGCACAGTGCGCCAAAAAAACACACGCCAAGCAGTACAGAGCCCCAGTAGCAGATGCGCCGATAGCGCAGCGGCAGTGAATCGTACAACGCGGTCATGCCCAGATGCCCACCCTCGCGAAAGGCGCGGGCCGTGCCCAGCATAGTTATCCAGACAAAGAAATTGATGGTAATTTCTTCTGTCCATGCAAAAGAAAAAGAAGTGCAGTAACGTACTATCACGTTGATAAATG is from Desulfovibrio desulfuricans and encodes:
- a CDS encoding TRAP transporter small permease; translated protein: MMWSLLDKRFEDLLGAFILAAMAVIAFINVIVRYCTSFSFAWTEEITINFFVWITMLGTARAFREGGHLGMTALYDSLPLRYRRICYWGSVLLGVCFFGALCWTGFTEVVDEIDLDATSEALGIPVWWYTIATPLFSLLIIFRIAQRAFEDQRTNNF